A genome region from Nitrospira sp. includes the following:
- a CDS encoding tetratricopeptide repeat protein, which produces MNIGLNARALTIGLAFLGVVSGCAVDHRWRSAMQEGNHAMRSGDYTHAEESFVAARKEAEVLDPQGKRLAETLSQLGEVNRELGRLPRAEALFQEALAIRERVYGPAHAETAASLTDLGELYRLQGLYTQSEALHQRAREIRTQVFGADHSKTAESLNNIAVVYQDQRRFADAEPVLQRALVILEKQLGPEHSTTAITRDNLAKMYQALGQHARAMPLYQRTLTIHEKTYGPNHPIVARNLENLADTYRAENQYPQAEVLYQRAVSIFRKSLGNDHIDTAEAMSRLGQLYELQGLYSQAEPLFQQAIAIREKQQGAESPQVAGELKNLAGLYQSQNKLEQSEELYKQSLVIYEQSVGYDRESYVKALRSYASLLRRRQRSGEAERLEERAKSVLKRLSLETQSQGKTAADVPLTPVSP; this is translated from the coding sequence ATGAACATTGGATTGAATGCGCGTGCGCTGACCATCGGTCTGGCCTTTCTGGGTGTGGTCTCAGGCTGTGCGGTGGACCATCGCTGGCGTTCAGCCATGCAGGAAGGCAATCACGCCATGCGTTCCGGCGACTACACGCATGCGGAGGAATCCTTTGTGGCCGCTCGCAAGGAAGCAGAGGTCCTCGATCCACAAGGGAAACGTCTGGCCGAGACGTTGAGTCAGCTGGGTGAAGTGAATCGTGAGCTAGGGCGGCTTCCACGCGCCGAGGCTCTCTTTCAGGAGGCCCTGGCGATCAGGGAACGCGTGTATGGGCCGGCCCATGCCGAGACGGCTGCCAGCCTGACCGACTTGGGTGAGCTCTACCGCCTGCAAGGGCTCTACACGCAGTCCGAAGCGCTTCATCAACGGGCCAGGGAAATTCGCACGCAGGTGTTCGGCGCAGACCATAGCAAAACAGCGGAGAGTTTGAACAATATTGCCGTGGTCTATCAGGATCAGCGGCGGTTCGCTGACGCAGAGCCGGTCCTGCAGCGCGCCCTCGTGATTCTTGAGAAACAACTCGGGCCGGAACACAGCACGACGGCCATTACGCGCGACAACCTGGCGAAGATGTACCAGGCACTAGGGCAGCACGCACGCGCGATGCCGTTGTATCAACGTACGTTGACGATTCATGAAAAGACCTACGGTCCCAACCACCCGATCGTAGCCAGGAATCTTGAAAATCTGGCAGATACGTATCGGGCAGAAAACCAATACCCTCAAGCGGAAGTGTTGTATCAACGTGCCGTCAGCATCTTTCGGAAATCCCTCGGAAACGACCATATCGATACGGCCGAGGCGATGAGTCGCTTGGGTCAACTCTATGAACTACAGGGGCTCTACTCCCAAGCGGAGCCGCTCTTTCAGCAGGCGATTGCGATCCGGGAAAAGCAGCAGGGCGCAGAGAGTCCTCAGGTCGCGGGTGAACTCAAAAACCTGGCGGGACTGTATCAATCGCAGAATAAGCTGGAACAGTCCGAGGAACTCTATAAACAGTCGCTGGTCATCTACGAGCAATCCGTCGGCTACGATCGTGAGAGCTATGTGAAGGCGCTGAGGAGTTATGCCTCTCTGTTGCGCCGCCGGCAGCGTTCCGGCGAAGCCGAACGTCTTGAGGAGCGGGCCAAGAGTGTGTTGAAGCGCCTCTCCCTGGAGACCCAAAGTCAGGGGAAAACCGCTGCCGATGTTCCGCTTACCCCAGTGTCGCCGTGA
- a CDS encoding DegT/DnrJ/EryC1/StrS family aminotransferase — protein sequence MNIPLLDLKAQYQSMRSELLAAIEATCDEQGFILGPRVMALEQAVASYTGSAHGVGVASGSDALLLALMALGVKAGDEVVTVPFTFFATAGAISRLGAKPVFVDIRPDDFNMDPALLERAITKRTKAIIPVHLFGQCADMAAINEIARRHKVGVIEDACQAIGARQNGRHAGVLGDVACFSFFPSKNLGGFGDAGMVTTNDKALAESIAMLRVHGSRVRYVHEAIGINSRLDALQAAVLLVKLTRLDQWAEGRRRNAARYVQLFKDANLTDRIALPVVGANNFHVFNQFTVRVQKRDELRGYLKEQGVGSEVYYPLPLHLQSCYRDLGCQKGAFPQSERAAEEVLSLPIYAELSDEQLQYVVQTIASFYRKR from the coding sequence ATGAACATTCCGCTGCTTGATCTCAAAGCTCAATATCAATCGATGCGCAGTGAACTCCTCGCTGCGATTGAGGCTACCTGTGATGAGCAGGGTTTTATCCTTGGTCCGCGGGTGATGGCGCTGGAGCAGGCGGTCGCGTCGTATACCGGGAGTGCGCATGGTGTGGGAGTTGCCTCGGGCAGCGACGCGCTGCTGTTGGCGCTGATGGCACTGGGCGTCAAAGCCGGTGACGAAGTGGTCACGGTGCCCTTTACCTTCTTCGCGACGGCCGGCGCGATTTCACGGCTGGGGGCCAAGCCGGTCTTCGTCGATATTCGCCCCGATGATTTCAACATGGATCCGGCGCTGTTGGAGCGGGCCATTACCAAACGGACCAAAGCGATCATTCCGGTGCACCTCTTCGGGCAATGCGCCGATATGGCTGCGATTAATGAGATCGCCCGACGACACAAGGTCGGCGTGATCGAGGATGCCTGTCAGGCCATCGGTGCCCGGCAGAACGGACGGCACGCCGGAGTCTTGGGCGATGTAGCCTGCTTCAGTTTCTTTCCCTCGAAAAACCTCGGCGGTTTTGGGGATGCCGGCATGGTCACCACCAACGACAAGGCGCTGGCGGAGTCCATTGCCATGTTGCGGGTGCATGGGAGCCGGGTGCGCTACGTCCATGAGGCGATCGGCATCAATAGCCGATTGGATGCGTTGCAGGCGGCGGTGTTGCTGGTGAAACTGACACGGCTGGACCAGTGGGCGGAAGGCCGACGCCGGAATGCCGCGCGGTACGTACAGTTGTTCAAGGACGCGAACCTAACAGACCGGATCGCCTTGCCCGTCGTGGGGGCCAACAACTTTCACGTCTTTAATCAATTCACGGTTCGTGTCCAAAAGCGTGACGAGTTGCGGGGGTATCTGAAAGAGCAGGGCGTGGGGTCGGAGGTCTATTACCCGCTGCCACTGCATTTGCAAAGCTGTTATCGTGACCTGGGTTGTCAGAAGGGGGCGTTCCCGCAATCGGAACGTGCCGCCGAAGAAGTGCTTTCGCTGCCCATCTATGCGGAACTGTCCGACGAACAGCTTCAATACGTCGTGCAGACGATCGCCTCGTTCTATCGCAAACGCTAG
- a CDS encoding response regulator yields MEPANILIVEDEPVVAKDIQLSLQRLGYHVPATATSGEEAIRKAVEIHPDLILMDIVLKGEMDGVETALQIQRKQEVPVIYLTAYADHETLERAKVTFPAGYMLKPYQANELRTTIELALHRSQHDRHIRERLQWIATTVRGIRDGIVTTDRGGQVTYMNPAAEDVTGWSLEEAAGVSVAALLGIQAAEAGQPSEHPVQQAMTQVCVVTIDDATLLSRQGGRRTIRGSVAPVVDDGGAVLGTVLLFHEVSPSGQGLLVSNTRSEVRWNMDLRLGCLQGIINLCSWCKRVPDQSGKWYDLATFIAERSAIQFNGGLCPDCMDQCFPYDVRQK; encoded by the coding sequence ATGGAACCAGCCAACATCTTGATCGTGGAAGATGAGCCTGTGGTGGCGAAGGATATCCAGCTCAGTCTGCAACGCCTTGGGTATCATGTGCCGGCGACCGCGACCTCCGGAGAAGAGGCGATCCGCAAGGCAGTCGAGATACATCCCGACCTGATCTTGATGGATATCGTGTTGAAGGGGGAAATGGACGGCGTGGAAACCGCCCTTCAGATTCAACGGAAGCAGGAGGTGCCGGTCATCTACCTCACGGCCTATGCCGATCATGAGACGTTGGAGCGCGCGAAAGTCACCTTTCCTGCCGGCTATATGCTGAAGCCCTATCAGGCGAATGAACTCCGAACCACGATTGAGCTGGCGCTCCATCGTTCGCAGCATGACCGTCATATACGGGAGCGATTGCAGTGGATCGCGACCACCGTGCGCGGTATCCGTGACGGTATTGTGACGACCGATCGTGGGGGGCAGGTCACGTATATGAATCCCGCCGCTGAGGATGTCACGGGTTGGAGTCTGGAGGAAGCGGCGGGGGTGTCCGTGGCCGCTCTCTTGGGTATTCAAGCGGCTGAAGCAGGACAGCCATCGGAACATCCGGTCCAGCAGGCGATGACGCAGGTCTGCGTGGTGACGATCGATGACGCGACACTTCTCAGCCGACAGGGCGGGCGCCGGACGATTCGTGGGAGTGTGGCACCGGTCGTCGACGACGGTGGTGCCGTACTCGGCACCGTCTTGCTCTTCCATGAGGTTTCTCCAAGCGGGCAGGGGCTGCTCGTGTCGAACACACGGAGCGAGGTCCGGTGGAACATGGATCTGCGGCTGGGGTGTCTCCAGGGAATCATCAATTTGTGCTCCTGGTGCAAACGCGTGCCCGACCAGTCCGGCAAGTGGTATGACTTGGCCACGTTTATCGCAGAGCGATCGGCCATCCAGTTTAACGGCGGGCTTTGCCCGGACTGTATGGACCAATGTTTCCCCTACGACGTCAGGCAGAAGTAG
- a CDS encoding glycosyltransferase family 4 protein: protein MDVVCHVITGLELGGAQEVAMHVVSGLDRSRFRPVLLAGPGGLLTDEARALDGVEVRVIPSLLREIRPLHDVRALWELVETFRRLRPKIVHTHSSKAGILGRLAAWFAGVPCILHTIHGYGVTPAQPFWQQKVFIALEWMVGRVTTHWIAVSHADRRQGIEWGLFTASKVSVVRPGIDPTVFAARIEGSERDRLRAMLGVGPDQLLVGTVSCLKPQKSPEDFVRVARLVCQRVPAARCVLVGDGVLRPQIEALLQAHGLQERVTLLGWRRDVAALLKAFDVFVLTSQWEGLPCAILEARASRIPIVATRVGGAAEAIVEGIQGTLCPAGDVRAMAERVCQLLEDDRFRADLRTGTQEFPEEFTIQETLKQYQSLYMYLLHATRPNEENMKLQPNRL, encoded by the coding sequence ATGGACGTAGTCTGTCATGTCATTACCGGGCTGGAATTGGGTGGCGCGCAGGAAGTGGCGATGCATGTGGTGTCGGGCCTGGATCGCAGCCGGTTTCGCCCGGTGCTCCTCGCAGGTCCTGGAGGGCTGCTCACCGACGAGGCGCGGGCGCTCGACGGCGTCGAAGTCCGCGTGATTCCATCGCTCCTGCGGGAGATTCGTCCCCTCCACGATGTGCGCGCACTGTGGGAATTGGTCGAGACGTTCCGACGCCTCCGTCCAAAGATTGTACACACCCACAGTTCAAAAGCTGGTATCCTAGGGCGGCTTGCCGCCTGGTTTGCTGGTGTCCCCTGCATCCTGCACACGATACATGGGTATGGCGTGACGCCCGCGCAGCCGTTCTGGCAACAAAAAGTATTCATCGCGCTGGAATGGATGGTCGGCCGGGTCACGACCCATTGGATTGCGGTGTCGCACGCCGACCGGCGGCAGGGGATTGAGTGGGGACTCTTTACCGCCTCGAAAGTGTCGGTGGTGAGGCCTGGGATCGATCCGACGGTGTTTGCGGCCCGTATCGAGGGATCGGAGCGCGACCGGCTGCGGGCCATGCTGGGCGTGGGGCCGGATCAGCTGCTCGTGGGAACCGTCTCGTGCTTGAAACCGCAAAAATCTCCCGAAGACTTTGTCCGCGTCGCCAGGCTCGTGTGTCAGCGTGTTCCCGCGGCCCGTTGTGTGCTCGTCGGCGATGGTGTGTTGCGGCCGCAGATCGAAGCGTTGTTGCAGGCACACGGGCTCCAGGAGCGCGTGACCCTGCTGGGCTGGCGGCGCGATGTGGCTGCCTTGCTGAAGGCGTTCGATGTGTTCGTGTTGACGTCGCAATGGGAAGGGTTGCCCTGTGCCATTCTCGAGGCCAGAGCCAGCCGGATCCCGATTGTGGCCACCAGGGTGGGGGGCGCGGCTGAGGCGATTGTTGAGGGGATTCAAGGGACGCTCTGCCCGGCCGGCGATGTTCGGGCTATGGCTGAACGCGTCTGTCAACTCCTGGAAGACGACCGCTTTCGCGCCGACCTTCGCACCGGCACGCAGGAATTTCCGGAAGAGTTTACGATTCAGGAAACGCTCAAGCAGTATCAGTCGCTCTACATGTACCTTCTGCATGCCACGCGTCCGAATGAAGAAAACATGAAATTGCAGCCTAATCGACTGTAG
- a CDS encoding Gfo/Idh/MocA family oxidoreductase, with the protein MANSTLTTPDSRPLRIALIGAGRHAQHHARAILRCPGVQLVAVADPSDVAQAAMRDIVPGIGCFKTPEELFASERLNVVHIITPPASHAPLARMALKAGCHIYVEKPFTESVEDAQQILDEASAKGLRVCAGHQLLYEPPTRVLTQYLPSIGRVVHVESYFSFRTVRHAPGGRKVLRADHQLLDILPHPVYLLLQVLEQAGTGRTELLSLEVSQAGTVHALVRRGGVTGTLIVTLEGRPVESYLRVVGKNGSLFADYVRSTTQRAIGPGSSGIDKLFAPYRQAWQLLIGTTSAMANRFLKSQRSYPGLAELFSAFYESARTGGASPLSPESLLETVRICERVAKALKVGEAKALAAAAPKPVESRGVLVTGGTGFLGKEIVRTLLSRGRPVRVVARREPSPWERIAGAEYVVADVAAGATAELFKGVDTVIHAAAETAGGWPEHQRNSLDATEHMVRGADAAGITHFVHVSSLAVLAQGNGRSIGDNHPLEPDSKGSGPYVWGKLESERLAVQLGKELGLSVKVVRPGALVDYRDFDPPGRLGKRLGNIFVAVGSSSDRLGVVDVGFAGRFLGWMTDSWDEVPSPLNLLDPVSPTKHELLERLRQANPDLTVIWLPRFVLVPLSWLATLAQKILRPGKPAIDVAKVFSVLPYDTSGIAKLAPQVDHVAEQR; encoded by the coding sequence GTGGCAAACTCTACCCTGACAACTCCAGACTCGCGTCCTCTGCGGATCGCGCTCATCGGTGCCGGCCGTCATGCCCAGCACCATGCCCGCGCTATTCTGCGCTGCCCCGGCGTTCAGCTGGTGGCGGTGGCCGACCCCTCTGATGTCGCCCAAGCAGCCATGCGCGATATTGTCCCGGGCATCGGCTGTTTCAAGACACCCGAGGAACTCTTCGCCTCCGAACGTCTCAATGTGGTGCACATTATTACTCCGCCCGCCTCCCATGCGCCGTTGGCTCGTATGGCGCTAAAGGCCGGGTGTCATATCTATGTCGAGAAGCCCTTTACGGAGTCGGTCGAGGACGCACAGCAGATCCTGGATGAGGCGAGCGCCAAAGGCCTGCGTGTCTGTGCCGGTCACCAGCTCCTCTATGAACCGCCGACCCGGGTCCTGACCCAGTACCTGCCTTCAATCGGCCGGGTCGTGCATGTCGAGAGTTACTTCTCTTTCCGTACCGTGCGCCATGCGCCCGGTGGCCGCAAGGTACTGCGTGCCGACCACCAGCTACTGGATATTCTGCCGCACCCCGTCTATTTGTTGCTCCAGGTATTGGAACAAGCCGGAACGGGACGTACCGAGCTGCTGTCTCTGGAGGTGAGTCAGGCCGGGACCGTGCATGCGCTGGTACGACGCGGCGGCGTAACCGGAACGTTGATCGTGACGCTTGAGGGGCGTCCCGTGGAGAGTTATCTGCGAGTCGTGGGAAAGAACGGATCGTTGTTCGCAGATTACGTTCGGAGCACGACTCAGCGTGCCATCGGTCCCGGCTCGTCCGGTATCGATAAGTTGTTTGCCCCGTACCGACAAGCCTGGCAGTTATTGATCGGCACGACTTCCGCGATGGCAAACCGTTTCCTCAAGAGCCAGCGGAGTTATCCCGGGCTTGCGGAACTGTTTTCTGCGTTCTATGAATCTGCGCGGACCGGTGGGGCGTCGCCCTTGTCGCCGGAGAGTTTGCTGGAGACGGTGCGCATCTGCGAGCGTGTGGCGAAGGCGCTCAAGGTGGGAGAGGCGAAGGCCTTGGCTGCCGCCGCCCCGAAGCCGGTCGAGAGCCGGGGGGTCCTGGTCACCGGAGGAACCGGGTTTTTGGGGAAGGAAATCGTGCGAACGTTGTTGTCGCGCGGGCGTCCGGTTCGTGTGGTGGCGCGACGGGAGCCATCTCCTTGGGAGCGGATTGCAGGCGCCGAATATGTGGTGGCCGATGTGGCTGCAGGAGCCACTGCGGAGCTGTTCAAGGGCGTGGATACTGTCATTCATGCTGCAGCAGAAACCGCCGGTGGCTGGCCGGAGCATCAGCGGAACTCGCTGGATGCCACCGAGCATATGGTTCGAGGAGCCGACGCGGCAGGGATCACCCACTTCGTGCATGTCAGTAGTTTGGCAGTCCTGGCGCAGGGCAACGGTCGTTCGATCGGCGATAACCATCCATTGGAGCCGGACAGCAAGGGATCCGGTCCCTACGTGTGGGGCAAGTTGGAGTCGGAACGCTTGGCCGTTCAGCTCGGCAAGGAACTCGGTCTCTCCGTGAAGGTGGTTCGTCCAGGCGCGTTGGTCGACTACCGTGATTTTGACCCGCCGGGCCGTCTCGGCAAGCGGTTGGGGAATATCTTTGTAGCCGTCGGGTCGTCGAGCGATCGTTTGGGGGTAGTCGACGTCGGGTTTGCCGGCCGCTTCCTCGGGTGGATGACGGACTCGTGGGATGAGGTTCCGAGCCCGTTGAATCTGCTCGATCCGGTTTCCCCGACGAAGCATGAATTGTTGGAGCGGCTGCGGCAGGCCAATCCTGATCTCACGGTAATCTGGTTGCCCAGGTTTGTGTTGGTGCCTCTCTCCTGGCTGGCAACGTTGGCCCAAAAAATTCTGCGTCCCGGGAAGCCGGCCATCGATGTCGCTAAGGTCTTCAGCGTCCTTCCCTACGACACCTCCGGAATTGCAAAGCTTGCCCCTCAGGTCGATCACGTCGCCGAACAACGGTAA
- a CDS encoding PAS domain S-box protein, with product MALALIAAIGAIDWWLPMGVTITTLYVVPVLIASRIPHARMTFWVAALVSVVTILDMFDRPLFALTWVSAVNRAFVLMVIWVTALLCLRRQRDEAELLRINEDVEQQVQERTADLAAANQELEVLRAEAVSELVAIVKSSDDAIVGMTLNGMIRSWNPGAERVYGYSAEEMLGRQISVLCPPTRLDEVPMMLNRIACGEHVRNVDMVQRRKQGDRIDVSLTISPVKDADGCVMGVSVIARDVTVKRRIEAALRESEARFRMMADMAPVMVWMAGPDTHITFINKRWLEFTGRTVQEEIGDNWFTGIHDDDLDRCRKSYLEAFKSEQPFFLEYRLRRHDGTYRWIMDTGVPLFDEEGQFGGYIGTCMDLTERKGMEDQLRRMLKEKDSLLREVHHRVKNNLQVLSSLLNLQSASIKDPVVTQLFRECQVRITSIALLHETLHRSNDLSRIKMGDYVRTLTGHLFRSYGVDPTVVALELNVEDVEFDIDTGLTCGLIIDELVSNCLKHAFVDGSGGTIHIDLLDRFDETFTLCVSDNGIGIPKDGVLNNPDSLGLELVTLLAEKLDGRTELRSGAGTEWQIRFQQLPCAERV from the coding sequence GTGGCGCTGGCGTTGATCGCAGCCATCGGGGCCATCGATTGGTGGTTGCCCATGGGCGTGACCATCACCACTCTCTACGTAGTCCCTGTGCTCATCGCCTCGCGCATCCCCCATGCTCGCATGACGTTCTGGGTGGCAGCGCTTGTGTCGGTTGTCACGATTCTCGATATGTTCGACCGGCCGCTGTTTGCGTTGACGTGGGTGAGCGCCGTGAATCGGGCGTTTGTGCTCATGGTGATTTGGGTGACGGCGTTGTTGTGCCTGCGCCGGCAGCGGGATGAGGCCGAATTGCTGCGCATTAATGAAGATGTCGAGCAGCAGGTTCAAGAGCGCACGGCGGACCTGGCCGCTGCGAATCAGGAACTTGAAGTGCTACGAGCTGAAGCAGTCTCTGAACTGGTCGCGATTGTGAAATCGTCCGACGATGCGATTGTGGGGATGACGTTGAACGGCATGATTCGGAGTTGGAATCCGGGCGCGGAGCGAGTCTATGGGTACAGTGCCGAGGAAATGCTGGGTCGGCAGATTTCGGTTCTCTGTCCTCCGACCCGATTGGATGAAGTGCCGATGATGCTCAACCGGATTGCGTGCGGCGAGCATGTTCGTAATGTCGACATGGTCCAGCGGCGAAAGCAGGGGGATCGTATCGATGTGTCGCTGACGATCTCGCCGGTGAAGGATGCGGACGGGTGTGTCATGGGCGTGTCGGTGATTGCGCGCGATGTCACGGTGAAACGTCGCATCGAAGCCGCGTTACGGGAAAGCGAGGCTCGGTTTCGGATGATGGCGGATATGGCTCCCGTGATGGTGTGGATGGCTGGACCGGATACACACATCACGTTCATCAATAAACGGTGGTTGGAGTTCACCGGGCGTACCGTGCAGGAAGAGATCGGAGACAATTGGTTCACCGGTATTCACGACGATGATCTGGATCGCTGTCGAAAATCGTATCTGGAGGCCTTCAAGTCGGAGCAGCCGTTCTTCCTGGAATATCGGTTACGGCGTCACGATGGTACATACCGATGGATCATGGATACGGGAGTGCCCTTGTTCGACGAGGAGGGGCAATTTGGCGGCTATATCGGTACCTGTATGGACTTGACGGAACGTAAGGGTATGGAGGACCAGCTCCGTCGCATGTTGAAGGAAAAGGACAGTCTGCTGCGGGAGGTCCACCATCGGGTCAAAAACAATCTGCAGGTCCTTTCCAGCCTGCTGAATTTGCAGTCGGCTTCCATCAAAGACCCGGTCGTCACCCAGCTGTTCCGTGAATGTCAGGTGCGTATTACGTCGATCGCGCTGCTCCATGAGACCTTACACCGCTCGAACGATCTGTCACGAATTAAGATGGGGGACTATGTTCGCACATTGACCGGCCACCTGTTCCGTTCCTACGGAGTCGATCCGACGGTCGTTGCGCTGGAATTGAACGTGGAGGATGTCGAGTTCGATATCGACACAGGGCTGACCTGTGGATTGATCATCGATGAGTTGGTCTCCAATTGTCTGAAACACGCCTTCGTCGACGGCAGCGGTGGAACGATACACATCGACCTGCTTGATCGTTTCGATGAGACCTTTACGTTGTGCGTGAGCGATAACGGCATCGGGATCCCTAAGGACGGGGTGCTCAATAATCCCGACTCTTTGGGGTTGGAACTTGTCACACTCCTGGCGGAGAAGCTGGACGGCCGCACCGAACTCAGAAGCGGGGCCGGCACGGAATGGCAGATTCGGTTTCAGCAACTGCCATGTGCAGAAAGGGTGTGA
- the ppk1 gene encoding polyphosphate kinase 1: MSSPQTPSETQPHAATSKTTVRRPTTSDLSRPEWYLNRELSLLEFNRRVLDLAKDQKVPLLERLKFLCIVSSNLDEFFEVRVAGLKEQVTHGVEQRGADGLTPSELLARIAALTHQLVHEQYVVLNHSLIPQLADQRIRFLKRADWMPAHIRWMRRFFSRELLPLLSPVGLDPAHPFPKLLNKSLNFLVTLEGTDAFGRPNGTAIVQVPRSLPRVIQLPKRNAAWPHDFAFLSSVIHAFVHQLFPGMHVTGCYQFRVTRNSNLFVDEEDVDDLRRALEGQLPERRFGDEVRLEVADNCPPDLVYFLREQFHLDARDVYQCHGPVNLHRLMAVPDLVERPDLKFQPFTPGIPTTPVPSEDWFDAIRQGDILLHHPYQSFAPVTEFLRQAATDPHVLTIKQTLYRTGADSAIVQSLIDAARGGKEVTVVIELRARFDEEANIELAHDLEEAGAHVVYGVVGLKTHAKMSLVLRREGRLLRSYTHLGTGNYHARNARLYTDFGLLTCDAAIGLDVRTVFQQLTSLGRPGRLKHLLQSPFTLHATLLKWIGRETDRAKQGRPAHIIAKMNALLEPQIIRALYKASQAGVKIDLIVRGPCALRPGIVGLSEHIRVRSIIGRFLEHSRIFYFLNDGDDRVFLSSADWMDRNFFRRIEVAFPVLEKTLRQRVIDEGLRPYLEDNTDAWILHRDGTYQRQTPGRRAARSAQQSLMNKLVT, encoded by the coding sequence ATGTCATCGCCACAGACACCGTCAGAGACTCAACCCCACGCAGCGACGTCGAAAACGACCGTTCGCCGTCCAACCACCAGTGATCTCTCCCGGCCGGAATGGTATCTCAACCGCGAATTAAGCCTGCTGGAGTTCAACCGCCGCGTTCTCGATCTGGCAAAGGACCAGAAGGTCCCGCTGCTGGAGCGCCTCAAGTTTCTCTGCATCGTGAGTTCCAATCTCGACGAGTTCTTCGAAGTCCGCGTCGCGGGACTCAAGGAGCAGGTCACCCATGGCGTGGAACAACGGGGTGCGGACGGCCTGACCCCGTCGGAACTCCTGGCTCGTATCGCCGCACTGACGCACCAACTGGTTCACGAGCAATACGTTGTGCTGAATCACTCCCTCATTCCGCAGCTGGCCGACCAGCGAATCCGGTTTCTCAAGCGCGCCGATTGGATGCCCGCGCACATTCGATGGATGCGCCGATTTTTTTCTCGGGAACTACTCCCCCTCCTGAGTCCGGTGGGCCTGGATCCGGCGCATCCCTTTCCCAAACTCCTTAATAAGAGTCTCAACTTTCTGGTGACGCTCGAAGGAACCGATGCCTTCGGTCGCCCCAACGGAACCGCGATCGTGCAGGTTCCACGGTCGCTTCCACGCGTGATTCAGCTGCCGAAACGCAACGCCGCTTGGCCGCACGACTTTGCGTTCCTCTCATCGGTGATCCATGCGTTTGTGCACCAACTCTTTCCCGGCATGCACGTCACCGGTTGTTACCAGTTCCGCGTCACGCGCAACAGCAATCTCTTCGTGGATGAGGAAGATGTCGACGACCTTCGGCGCGCGCTCGAAGGACAGCTGCCCGAGCGGCGGTTCGGCGACGAAGTACGGCTAGAAGTGGCGGACAACTGTCCGCCCGACCTGGTCTATTTCCTACGGGAGCAATTCCATCTGGATGCGCGAGACGTCTATCAATGCCATGGACCGGTCAATCTACATCGACTGATGGCGGTGCCCGATCTCGTCGAACGGCCCGATCTGAAATTTCAGCCATTCACCCCCGGCATTCCCACGACTCCCGTGCCGAGCGAAGATTGGTTCGACGCCATCCGGCAGGGCGATATCCTCTTACATCATCCCTATCAGTCCTTCGCGCCGGTGACGGAATTCCTGCGCCAGGCAGCGACGGACCCGCACGTCCTCACGATTAAACAAACGTTGTATCGGACGGGGGCGGATTCCGCGATCGTGCAATCGCTGATCGATGCCGCGCGAGGCGGGAAAGAAGTCACCGTGGTGATCGAGCTACGGGCCCGCTTCGATGAAGAGGCCAATATCGAGTTGGCGCATGATTTGGAGGAAGCCGGCGCGCATGTGGTCTACGGTGTGGTCGGACTCAAGACCCACGCAAAAATGAGTCTGGTCCTCCGGCGGGAAGGGCGTCTGCTGCGGAGCTATACACATCTCGGAACCGGCAACTATCACGCTCGTAATGCGCGGCTGTATACCGACTTCGGATTGCTCACCTGCGATGCCGCAATCGGGCTGGATGTCCGGACGGTCTTTCAGCAACTGACATCCCTGGGCCGGCCGGGACGGCTCAAGCACCTGCTCCAGTCACCGTTTACCCTACATGCCACGCTCCTGAAATGGATCGGACGTGAAACCGATCGTGCAAAACAAGGCCGACCAGCCCACATCATCGCCAAGATGAATGCGCTGCTCGAACCCCAGATCATTCGAGCCCTCTACAAGGCCTCTCAGGCCGGCGTCAAGATCGACTTGATCGTTCGCGGCCCCTGCGCCTTACGGCCCGGCATCGTGGGCCTCTCCGAGCATATCCGGGTACGTTCCATTATCGGGCGCTTCCTTGAACACAGCCGGATCTTTTATTTCTTGAATGACGGCGACGATCGGGTCTTTCTCTCCAGCGCCGACTGGATGGATCGCAATTTCTTTCGTCGTATCGAGGTCGCATTTCCGGTCTTGGAGAAGACCCTGCGTCAACGCGTGATCGATGAAGGCCTCCGTCCCTATCTTGAAGACAATACGGACGCCTGGATTCTCCATCGCGACGGGACCTACCAGCGGCAAACGCCAGGACGAAGAGCCGCGCGGTCGGCCCAGCAGTCGCTGATGAACAAGCTCGTCACCTAA